Proteins encoded together in one Benincasa hispida cultivar B227 chromosome 1, ASM972705v1, whole genome shotgun sequence window:
- the LOC120091288 gene encoding EPIDERMAL PATTERNING FACTOR-like protein 4: MGSPSNYYYHFSLLLILFLLTALFPRLVSASPESGGWIGDRKSLVGPGSCPPTCRAKCGRCRPCEPVHVPIQPGLSVPLEYYPEAWRCKCGNKLFMP; the protein is encoded by the exons ATGGGATCACCATCCAATTACTATTACcatttctctcttcttctcatTCTTTTCCTCCTTACGGCTTTATTCCCTCGCCTTGTCTCTGCCTCTCCAG AAAGCGGAGGGTGGATTGGGGATCGGAAGAGTTTGGTTGGACCGGGATCGTGCCCGCCGACCTGTCGAGCAAAGTGTGGGAGATGCAGGCCGTGTGAACCGGTTCATGTTCCAATTCAACCGGGTTTGAGTGTGCCATTGGAGTATTATCCTGAAGCTTGGAGATGCAAGTGTGGGAATAAACTGTTCATGCCTTGA